The genomic interval GGTGCACGGCCTTAACTGCAAAACAgacacatattaaaatatatgatttCAATAATGTGCATCCTCTACCCTTTCGATTGGCAATCATCACTGGTCCGGCATAGTCAATTCCAGTTGTAATGAAAGGAAATTCTAAGTTTGTCCTATCAGTTGGCAAGTCGGCCATTATAGGCTGGATGTACTTAGGCCTGAATCTAGCGCAACGCATACATTTATGCAATATCTTTTTTGCCAGGTTTCTTCCACCTAGAACCCAATAAGTGTGCCTTATATTTGCCAATAGTAACTGCGGACCGCCGTGTAACAATGTTGAGTGatacatttcaaatattaaatgaGTGAGATGGTGTTTGGAACAGAGTAGAATGGGGTGTTTTGTATCGAAAGTGTAAAAGGAATTCTTGAGTCGCCCACCGACACGAATTAAGTTGTTTGAATCAAGAAAAGGCGATAGTGATGTTAACCTACCATTTTTTGGTAATGATTGCTTTCTCGTTAACAGGTCATACTCTTTAGGAAACATTTCCATTTGAGCAATATGAATAAGGTTATATTTTGATGTTTGTAAGTCGCTAAATGAAAGATAgccatgttttttattaagtttatgtCTGGTATTGTAAACAAAACGTTGTATATAACTGTATATACGTATGAGTTTGTTGAATGAGGAAAGCTTGTGTATTAGAATAGATATgatgttttgtgttttatcATTGTTGTTGGTTTGTGTATGTAAAGATATTTCAGGTAATGAATTTTGTTGTAAGTTGGGTATCTGTGGATATTGTATTTCTTTGTGTTGAAGGAACTCTGGACCTGACCACCACAACGAAGAAACATTTAGTTGGTCAGCCCCAACCCCTCTCGAGACGAGGTCCGCTGGGTTTTGTTTAGAGGGCACGTAGCTCCACTGTGAGTTACAGGTAACATCTTGAATCTCTCCAACTCTGTTCCTCACAAACTGCTTTAAGACGCTGGGCGATGTAGACAACCATGCTAGTACGATTGTTGAATCACACCAGTAAAAACAGTTATTTATAGGAATTGTCAGGGAACTTTGAACCTTGCTAGCAAGTCTAGTGCCTAATAAAGCTCCGCATAGCTCCAGGCGCGGAATGGTAGCTGCCTTTAATggagatattttattttttgaagttAGAAGACGAACGCAAACCTGCCCCTCTCTGTCCACCGTCCTGACGTACACACACGCGCCGTACGCGCGCTCCGACGAGTCTGAGAATGTATGTAACTGTATGTCAACAGCCGCATCGGAGGATACCCAACGAGGAAtggaagttttatttaaatgtgacAATGATTTTACAAAGTCTAGAAAAGATTTCTGAATATCAGCTGGTACTATATCATCCCAGCCACATTTATAGatccatattttttgtattatcaTTTTAGCTGTTACTATGCATGGACCAACCAGTCCTAAGGGATCAAAAATCTGACTAATGACCGACAATATGTGTcgttttgtaagttttttggGTGCACAAATAGAAACTGAAAAGGTTAAGATGTCTAAATTAGAATTCCAATATAGACCTAATGTCTTAGAAGGTAAGGCTTCGGAAAGATTCATAAAATGATTGTCATCACaatttaatgaatttattaaatttaaaatttctgggCAATTCGACTGCCACTTACGCAAATTAAATTTAGCGGACATTAATGTTTGAATGACGGACTTGCACATATCGACTACTTCCGGTATGCTGTCACCACCGCTTATAAAATCgtctatataaaaatcatgCTGTATAGCACGCGCACCATCGGTATTATCACACTGATCGGCGAGGGAAACTAAACACCTCGTAGCTAGGTACGGACCGGAT from Plutella xylostella chromosome 28, ilPluXylo3.1, whole genome shotgun sequence carries:
- the LOC105396586 gene encoding uncharacterized protein LOC105396586 isoform X1, with amino-acid sequence MCKSVIQTLMSAKFNLRKWQSNCPEILNLINSLNCDDNHFMNLSEALPSKTLGLYWNSNLDILTFSVSICAPKKLTKRHILSVISQIFDPLGLVGPCIVTAKMIIQKIWIYKCGWDDIVPADIQKSFLDFVKSLSHLNKTSIPRWVSSDAAVDIQLHTFSDSSERAYGACVYVRTVDREGQVCVRLLTSKNKISPLKAATIPRLELCGALLGTRLASKVQSSLTIPINNCFYWCDSTIVLAWLSTSPSVLKQFVRNRVGEIQDVTCNSQWSYVPSKQNPADLVSRGVGADQLNVSSLWWSGPEFLQHKEIQYPQIPNLQQNSLPEISLHTQTNNNDKTQNIISILIHKLSSFNKLIRIYSYIQRFVYNTRHKLNKKHGYLSFSDLQTSKYNLIHIAQMEMFPKEYDLLTRKQSLPKNGRLTSLSPFLDSNNLIRVGGRLKNSFYTFDTKHPILLCSKHHLTHLIFEMYHSTLLHGGPQLLLANIRHTYWVLGGRNLAKKILHKCMRCARFRPKYIQPIMADLPTDRTNLEFPFITTGIDYAGPVMIANRKGRGCTLLKSYILICVCFAVKAVHLELVTDLSKEAFLAALARFTARRGKPRCIHADNSTTFVGGFNELNSFLSNNSDAIQSSINEQEIQMEKLQRPAARRRPGSTEGRLTTSTPMAHGTRHCHRTIQRRPCKNCPSQHAKRTITPSISKLVLTT
- the LOC105396586 gene encoding uncharacterized protein LOC105396586 isoform X2, whose protein sequence is MCKSVIQTLMSAKFNLRKWQSNCPEILNLINSLNCDDNHFMNLSEALPSKTLGLYWNSNLDILTFSVSICAPKKLTKRHILSVISQIFDPLGLVGPCIVTAKMIIQKIWIYKCGWDDIVPADIQKSFLDFVKSLSHLNKTSIPRWVSSDAAVDIQLHTFSDSSERAYGACVYVRTVDREGQVCVRLLTSKNKISPLKAATIPRLELCGALLGTRLASKVQSSLTIPINNCFYWCDSTIVLAWLSTSPSVLKQFVRNRVGEIQDVTCNSQWSYVPSKQNPADLVSRGVGADQLNVSSLWWSGPEFLQHKEIQYPQIPNLQQNSLPEISLHTQTNNNDKTQNIISILIHKLSSFNKLIRIYSYIQRFVYNTRHKLNKKHGYLSFSDLQTSKYNLIHIAQMEMFPKEYDLLTRKQSLPKNGRLTSLSPFLDSNNLIRVGGRLKNSFYTFDTKHPILLCSKHHLTHLIFEMYHSTLLHGGPQLLLANIRHTYWVLGGRNLAKKILHKCMRCARFRPKYIQPIMADLPTDRTNLEFPFITTGIDYAGPVMIANRKGRGCTLLKSYILICVCFAVKAVHLELVTDLSKEAFLAALARFTARREIQMEKLQRPAARRRPGSTEGRLTTSTPMAHGTRHCHRTIQRRPCKNCPSQHAKRTITPSISKLVLTT